The proteins below are encoded in one region of Macrococcus armenti:
- a CDS encoding LLM class flavin-dependent oxidoreductase, which produces MKIELGITSFGDNGDIHTESSVLPAIPDHERIRNIVEEIKLADELGLDIYGLGEHHRTDYAVSDPVTILAAAAPMTNHIKLSSAVTVLSSDDPVRVYQRFATLDALSNGRAEIMAGRGSFIESFPLFGYDLNDYELLYEEKLDLLMNVNRNKFVNWEGTTRAPIEHKVVMPRAMQETLPIHIATGGTPESSVRAGALGLPITYAIIGGNPGRFKYNVEVYKASLKANGFNADDAFISTHSWGYIAETDEQAAREYFPSTKAVHDVLGKERGWGTYTEAAFMNEIHNGALYVGSPETVAQKIINTVETLGLNRFMIHLPVGSMPHDKTMNAIRLYGEQVKPIVDVYFQNK; this is translated from the coding sequence GTGAAAATAGAACTTGGTATAACATCATTTGGAGATAATGGCGATATTCATACTGAATCAAGTGTGTTACCGGCGATACCAGATCATGAAAGAATTAGAAATATTGTAGAGGAAATTAAATTAGCAGATGAACTTGGGTTAGATATATATGGTCTTGGTGAGCATCATCGCACGGATTATGCAGTGTCGGATCCGGTAACAATTCTAGCAGCTGCAGCACCTATGACAAATCATATTAAGTTATCTTCAGCTGTAACCGTATTATCAAGTGATGATCCGGTGAGAGTGTATCAACGCTTTGCAACATTGGATGCTCTTAGTAATGGTCGAGCTGAAATTATGGCGGGACGTGGTTCGTTTATCGAGTCGTTTCCGTTATTTGGCTATGATTTAAACGATTATGAACTGTTATATGAAGAAAAATTAGATTTATTAATGAATGTAAATCGAAACAAATTCGTCAACTGGGAAGGGACAACACGTGCGCCGATTGAGCATAAAGTTGTGATGCCACGCGCGATGCAGGAAACACTTCCGATTCACATCGCAACAGGCGGAACACCTGAGTCATCTGTTCGTGCTGGTGCACTTGGGCTTCCGATAACGTATGCAATTATTGGCGGAAATCCTGGACGATTTAAGTATAACGTTGAAGTGTACAAAGCGTCACTTAAAGCAAATGGATTTAATGCTGATGATGCGTTTATTTCAACACATTCATGGGGATATATAGCTGAAACTGACGAGCAGGCAGCACGAGAATATTTTCCATCAACAAAAGCAGTTCACGATGTTCTTGGAAAAGAGCGAGGTTGGGGTACATACACTGAAGCTGCATTTATGAATGAAATTCATAACGGTGCACTATATGTAGGAAGCCCTGAAACTGTAGCACAGAAAATTATTAATACAGTTGAAACGTTAGGATTGAACCGCTTTATGATTCATTTACCGGTTGGATCAATGCCACACGATAAAACAATGAACGCGATTCGTTTATATGGAGAACAAGTCAAACCGATTGTTGATGTATATTTTCAGAATAAATAA
- a CDS encoding TIGR00730 family Rossman fold protein, giving the protein MRIIVYCGASEGNQPIYLDNAKQLGEWIANNGHSLVYGGGNVGLMGEVANTVLANDGRVVGVIPKFLADREIAHEGLTDLIVVDNMSERKNKILEVGDVCIALPGGPGTLEEISEVISWARIGQNDRPCIVYNESGYYDLLEAFFDNMVAQGFLSQDDRDNVYFVKNVDALDEVIKNHKKPEIRVYK; this is encoded by the coding sequence ATGAGAATTATTGTATATTGTGGAGCAAGTGAAGGAAACCAGCCGATTTATTTAGACAATGCAAAGCAGTTAGGCGAGTGGATTGCAAACAACGGTCACTCTTTAGTATACGGTGGTGGCAATGTCGGTTTAATGGGAGAAGTGGCAAATACAGTACTGGCTAATGATGGTCGTGTCGTTGGTGTCATTCCGAAATTTTTAGCTGATAGAGAAATTGCACATGAAGGCTTAACGGATTTAATTGTTGTGGACAATATGTCAGAACGTAAAAATAAAATATTAGAAGTTGGCGATGTATGTATCGCTCTGCCAGGAGGACCAGGTACGCTAGAAGAAATTAGTGAAGTGATTTCATGGGCGCGTATCGGACAAAATGACAGACCATGTATTGTATATAATGAAAGTGGTTATTATGATTTGCTTGAAGCATTTTTCGATAACATGGTCGCACAAGGTTTTTTATCGCAGGATGATAGAGATAACGTATACTTCGTCAAAAATGTCGATGCGTTAGATGAAGTAATTAAAAACCATAAGAAGCCGGAAATAAGAGTATACAAATAA
- a CDS encoding L-cystine transporter produces MDNWLIFFNVLILTILIGLLIVMHKKNVSFSKRVFTGMALGIILGTLLQVFYGSDSKVTLSTLDWYSIIGSGYVKLLMVIVVPLVMVSIIRSIINLNTADQLGKMASSVIGTLVLTTLVAAFIGIASALIFDLNADQIHIGQDQKMRGTEIQEKFDTMEQKTMPQRIVNFIPSNIFMDMTGGRPTSVIAVVIFSFLVGIAVLGVRRKDPEHAEMFTKMVDAVFAVVMRLVSIILRLTPFGVLALMANMVASTNFAGIMELGKFVIASYVALITMFIVHLVIVSAFGVNPVTYLKKVIPTLVFAFTSRSSAGTIPLNIAAQKNALGVDDATANMSASFGATMGQNGCAGIYPAMLAVMIAPSAGINPLSPEFIIQLAIITAISSFGVAGVGGGATFAAIIVLSSMGLPIALAGVLITVEPLIDMGRTALNVNGSMVSGTITSRLLGTFNKETFNNKSAVVEHAEA; encoded by the coding sequence ATGGATAACTGGTTAATTTTTTTTAACGTCTTAATTCTTACTATTCTTATAGGATTACTCATAGTGATGCATAAGAAAAATGTTTCTTTCTCTAAACGTGTCTTCACTGGTATGGCGCTCGGTATCATCCTCGGTACTTTACTTCAAGTCTTCTACGGTTCAGATAGTAAAGTGACACTTTCGACACTTGATTGGTATTCAATTATCGGTAGTGGTTACGTTAAGCTACTCATGGTTATTGTCGTACCCCTCGTAATGGTTTCAATCATTCGTTCAATCATTAACTTAAACACTGCTGACCAGCTCGGAAAAATGGCTTCTTCTGTTATCGGTACATTAGTGTTAACAACATTAGTGGCGGCTTTCATCGGTATTGCTTCTGCATTAATCTTTGATTTAAATGCAGACCAGATTCATATCGGCCAGGATCAGAAAATGCGTGGTACTGAAATACAGGAAAAGTTTGATACGATGGAACAGAAGACGATGCCTCAACGTATCGTAAACTTCATCCCGTCTAATATATTTATGGACATGACAGGAGGACGTCCGACGTCTGTAATTGCTGTTGTTATCTTTTCATTCTTAGTTGGTATTGCTGTACTCGGCGTACGTCGTAAAGACCCGGAACATGCAGAGATGTTCACAAAAATGGTGGATGCTGTGTTCGCTGTTGTTATGCGTCTCGTTTCTATCATTTTACGTTTAACACCATTTGGAGTACTCGCCCTTATGGCTAACATGGTAGCAAGTACAAACTTCGCAGGTATTATGGAACTTGGTAAATTCGTTATTGCATCATATGTTGCGTTAATTACGATGTTTATCGTACACCTTGTTATCGTATCAGCATTCGGCGTAAATCCTGTAACATATTTGAAGAAGGTCATTCCGACACTTGTGTTTGCCTTCACATCACGCTCTAGCGCAGGTACGATTCCATTAAATATTGCTGCTCAGAAAAATGCTCTTGGTGTTGATGATGCGACTGCTAACATGTCCGCTTCATTCGGTGCAACGATGGGACAGAATGGATGTGCTGGTATATATCCGGCAATGCTTGCGGTAATGATTGCGCCTTCTGCAGGTATCAATCCGCTCTCACCTGAATTTATTATTCAGTTAGCGATTATTACTGCCATTAGTTCATTCGGTGTTGCAGGTGTTGGTGGTGGTGCAACATTTGCTGCAATTATCGTACTCTCTTCTATGGGCTTACCTATTGCTTTAGCAGGTGTATTAATCACAGTTGAACCGCTTATCGATATGGGAAGAACTGCACTTAACGTTAATGGAAGTATGGTAAGTGGTACAATCACTTCAAGATTACTTGGAACATTTAACAAAGAAACATTTAATAACAAATCTGCTGTCGTAGAACATGCAGAAGCATAA
- a CDS encoding nuclease-related domain-containing protein, giving the protein MFVKTYFPSSYVKYLFEVKGRIALDDFDEAQFKRLYSGYLGEKQFYERIKNCGGTKLWDLRLDYQGEVQYDFLIIQDGYLFHFDIKNFSGHYAFINNNFVSEQNYVIKDPISQFNGAHIKLKQFCMKHNLDYKILSYVVFINPDFVVTGFNGHSHILFHKDVDRIVNALVKPPNDADIRALTTLANFHKKDSKNERIIYYPFQDMKKGIKCPVCHEFIRKFQNQERRIICNCGRRITKQEAVHIAFDTIALLKNSHVKTSEIMEFTAIGKSTIKKVMRKNYASIGKTCGKAYISSQNTNFILKESSCEYTYKFVWMND; this is encoded by the coding sequence ATGTTTGTAAAAACTTATTTTCCAAGTTCCTATGTCAAATATTTATTCGAAGTAAAGGGTCGTATTGCTTTAGATGATTTCGATGAAGCACAATTTAAACGTTTATATTCTGGATATTTAGGAGAAAAACAGTTTTACGAACGCATTAAAAATTGTGGTGGCACAAAGTTATGGGATCTGAGGTTGGATTATCAAGGTGAAGTTCAGTATGACTTTCTAATCATTCAAGATGGCTATTTATTTCATTTTGATATTAAAAACTTTTCCGGACATTACGCATTTATTAACAACAACTTTGTAAGTGAACAAAACTATGTCATTAAGGATCCTATCTCGCAGTTCAATGGTGCTCATATTAAGCTGAAGCAGTTTTGTATGAAACATAATCTGGATTATAAAATATTGAGTTATGTCGTGTTTATAAATCCTGACTTTGTCGTTACAGGTTTTAACGGTCATTCACATATTCTCTTTCATAAAGATGTTGACCGTATTGTAAACGCACTTGTTAAACCTCCAAATGATGCGGATATTCGTGCATTGACTACACTCGCAAACTTTCATAAGAAGGACAGTAAAAATGAACGAATTATATACTACCCTTTCCAGGATATGAAAAAAGGTATAAAGTGTCCTGTTTGTCATGAATTTATCAGGAAGTTCCAAAATCAGGAACGCCGTATTATTTGTAATTGTGGCAGACGTATAACTAAACAAGAAGCTGTACACATTGCTTTTGATACGATAGCCCTTCTTAAAAATAGTCATGTAAAAACATCTGAAATTATGGAATTTACAGCCATAGGGAAATCAACAATTAAAAAAGTAATGCGCAAAAATTATGCTTCAATCGGTAAAACATGTGGAAAGGCATATATTTCATCTCAAAATACGAATTTCATTTTAAAGGAATCCTCTTGTGAATATACTTATAAATTTGTCTGGATGAACGATTAG
- a CDS encoding MerR family transcriptional regulator encodes MYYSVKEVSDLTGVSTRTLRYYDSINLLKPDHYTDKGYRMYRTAQLDRLQLILFYKSLQFPLDDIQKLLSDGDTLSHLNLQRRRLIEQAAHIESLIKVIDQTISHQKGEIHMTEHEKFETFKDYKLQENEAMYGDELREKYDEATLNKSHTHYKHLSQDSYDKAVNAERKMFELLHVMMNRNLDVTDPVGEEVFECHKIWLEIMSGMYSKAYHFNLASLYTTDERFTQYYNDRLNGSAELLSKIIMHYTK; translated from the coding sequence TTGTATTATTCAGTGAAAGAAGTCAGTGATTTAACGGGCGTAAGTACACGTACTTTGCGTTATTATGACAGCATCAATTTACTAAAGCCAGATCATTATACGGATAAAGGATATCGTATGTATCGTACAGCACAACTGGATCGTCTGCAGTTGATTTTATTTTATAAGTCATTACAATTCCCTCTGGATGACATTCAAAAACTGCTTTCAGACGGTGATACATTGTCACATCTCAACTTGCAGCGTAGAAGGTTAATAGAACAAGCAGCGCATATTGAATCTCTAATTAAAGTTATTGACCAGACCATATCCCACCAAAAAGGAGAGATACACATGACGGAGCATGAGAAGTTTGAAACATTTAAAGATTATAAACTTCAGGAAAACGAAGCAATGTACGGCGATGAATTAAGAGAGAAATATGATGAGGCAACATTAAATAAAAGTCATACGCATTACAAACATTTGTCTCAAGATTCATACGATAAAGCAGTAAATGCAGAACGAAAGATGTTTGAGTTATTACATGTTATGATGAATCGCAATCTGGATGTTACAGATCCAGTCGGAGAAGAAGTGTTTGAATGTCATAAAATATGGCTGGAAATAATGAGCGGTATGTACAGTAAGGCATATCATTTTAATCTCGCATCGCTCTATACAACAGACGAACGCTTTACACAATATTACAATGACCGTCTGAACGGCAGTGCTGAACTGTTAAGTAAGATTATCATGCATTACACAAAATAA
- a CDS encoding Type 1 glutamine amidotransferase-like domain-containing protein — protein MTNILMSTFPAKSGWNDVLQQYLENKKVLVIPFAFGDIVKNERDWLKIYGLRGKYYLQTVNPLVSFGVNKKDISWAKYYSDTPRTLKEKINEADVLFFSGGYPDLMIKRLKDMDVIKSIQKFQGTVIGFSAGAMIQIENFHITPDKDYDHFSYHYSLELLHGFDIEVHYEKSDYHDAYIDKVIQERNIPVYAIGDNGIVIVEDNQFKSYGDVTFYHV, from the coding sequence ATGACAAACATACTCATGAGCACTTTCCCCGCAAAATCGGGATGGAATGATGTGCTACAGCAATACCTTGAAAACAAAAAAGTGCTGGTCATTCCTTTTGCGTTCGGTGATATTGTGAAGAATGAACGGGACTGGCTGAAAATATATGGTCTGCGCGGGAAATATTACTTACAGACCGTTAATCCACTCGTGAGTTTCGGAGTGAATAAGAAAGATATTTCATGGGCAAAGTATTATTCTGATACACCTCGTACTTTAAAAGAGAAAATTAATGAAGCGGATGTACTATTCTTTTCAGGCGGATATCCGGACTTGATGATAAAGCGTCTGAAGGATATGGATGTTATAAAGTCGATTCAGAAGTTTCAGGGGACTGTTATAGGTTTCAGTGCTGGTGCAATGATTCAGATTGAAAACTTCCACATCACACCTGATAAAGATTATGACCATTTCTCTTATCATTACAGTCTGGAATTGTTACACGGATTCGATATTGAAGTACATTATGAAAAGTCTGATTATCATGATGCATATATTGATAAAGTAATTCAGGAAAGAAATATTCCGGTATATGCAATAGGGGATAACGGTATCGTTATTGTTGAAGATAACCAGTTTAAAAGTTATGGAGATGTCACGTTTTATCATGTATAA